Proteins encoded in a region of the Triticum dicoccoides isolate Atlit2015 ecotype Zavitan chromosome 3A, WEW_v2.0, whole genome shotgun sequence genome:
- the LOC119269461 gene encoding thioredoxin-like fold domain-containing protein MRL7 homolog, chloroplastic, which yields MLRLPALLPLKPSAPTTGLNPTRRSHGHRGPKRLLASSTTPPPPPPPPRRTPNPATAPKPPKPEPRAGPQNPEGAAAEFPTTKPRKPRRGRRSEAAAVEDFVRDRLEQVFASIQERDPEVLQGKGDILKPKEEEERASGEEPGEEDGGQKTVVEEEDPSWPLDADVGWGVRASEYFDKHSIKNVTVDGVEIDWEGEVDRGWVKEINCLEWESFAFHPSPLIVLVFERYNRAADNWRFLQELEKATKVYWDTKDRLPPRTVKIDLNIERDLAYALQAKECPQLLFLRGNEILYREKEIRTADELVQMIAYFYYNAKRPSCVNPEALAPSF from the exons ATGCTTCGTCTCCCCGCTCTCCTCCCTCTTAAACCCTCGGCCCCGACCACCGGCCTAAACCCCACCCGGCGCAGCCATGGCCACCGCGGCCCCAAACGCCTCCTCGCTTCCTCCaccacgccgccgccaccgccgccgccgccgcgacggaCTCCCAATCCAGCCACGGCCCCGAAACCCCCGAAGCCCGAACCCCGCGCGGGCCCCCAGAATCCAGAAGGCGCCGCCGCGGAGTTCCCCACAACCAAGCCCCGCAAACCACGCCGCGGTCGCCGAAGCGAGGCGGCCGCCGTGGAGGACTTCGTCCGCGACCGCCTCGAGCAGGTCTTCGCCTCCATCCAGGAGCGCGACCCCGAGGTCCTCCAAGGCAAAGGCGACATCTTGAagccaaaggaggaggaggagcgggcttCCGGCGAGGAGCCCGGGGAGGAAGATGGGGGGCAGAAgacggtggtggaggaggaggacccgagcTGGCCACTGGACGCCGACGTCGGGTGGGGGGTCCGGGCgtcggagtacttcgacaagcattCCATCAAGAACGTGACGGTGGACGGCGTGGAGATCGATTGGGAAGGAGAGGTCGACCGGGGCTGGGTCAAGGAGATCAACTGCTTGGAGTGGGAGAGCTTCGCCTTCCACCCCAGCCCCCTTATCGTCCTAGTCTTCGAGCGCTACAACAG GGCGGCTGACAATTGGAGGTTCCTTCAAGAATTGGAGAAGGCTACTAAGGTATATTGGGATACAAAAGATCGGCTACCTCCACGG ACTGTGAAGATTGATCTGAACATCGAGAGAGACCTGGCATATGCACTCCAAGCAAAGGAATGCCCGCAATTGCTGTTCTTGAGAGGAAACGAAATCCTATACAGAGAAAAAG AGATAAGAACAGCTGACGAACTAGTTCAAATGATTGCCTATTTCTACTACAATGCAAAGAGACCATCATGTGTCAATCCCGAAGCCCTTGCTCCTTCATTCTAA
- the LOC119269459 gene encoding protein VAPYRIN-like yields the protein MAAAKPACSAPANSADAAKPAAAPEPEQQLLEVAEEEVVVDFKPNAKCRVDLRLRSLHPTLPVAFKVQTSSPLKFLVSPPRGALQPLSTATIRVVLRPQPHAPPSFPRSRADRFLVLSSLSAAHLDSAASVPGGAGVGIGAIRLRVFFGGPYLLRLAADAGDSAAVRLILRRQPHLLPVLDPEAAVPDAEPWAPLHAAAARGDCGEVRRLGQEALAARDKDGRTALHVAAAAGEAEAVAELVDMGADSAAADARGRTPLDVAREKGYKEVVDVLRRREQVMTAARRGDLRSLEFLLSKRTGLRGRDQYGLTALHLAAIKGHCDAIALLAGSGCMDVECEDVEGHRPLHLAVEGGCADAVDLLLDMGADAHARTKRGATPLQMADTMGYDDISKLLHARGADEAAAAAAAGDAQLCIASSSSSSISCA from the exons ATGGCCGCTGCTAAGCCAGCCTGCTCCGCTCCCGCCAATTCCGCCGACGCAGCCAAACCGGCGGCGGCGCCAGAACCCGAGCAGCAGCTGCTggaggtggcggaggaggaggtggtcgtcGACTTCAAGCCCAACGCCAAGTGCCGCGTCGACCTCCGCCTCCGCTCGCTGCACCCGACGCTCCCCGTCGCCTTCAAGGTGCAGACCTCCTCCCCGCTCAAGTTCCTCGTCAGCCCGCCGCGCGGCGCCCTGCAGCCGCTCTCCACGGCCACCATCCGCGTCGTGCTCCGCCCGCAGCCGCacgcgccgccgtccttcccgcGCTCCCGCGCCGACCGCTTCCTCgtcctctcctccctctccgccGCGCACCTCGACTCCGCGGCCTCCGTGCCCGGCGGCGCCGGCGTCGGCATCGGCGCCATCCGCCTCCGCGTGTTCTTCGGCGGGCCCTACCTTCTCCGCCTCGCCGCGGACGCCGGGGACTCCGCGGCCGTGCGCCTCATCCTGCGCCGGCAGCCGCACCTCCTGCCGGTTCTCGACCCCGAGGCGGCCGTGCCGGACGCCGAGCCGTGGGCGCCGCTGCACGCGGCTGCCGCGCGGGGCGACTGCGGAGAGGTGAGGAGGCTGGGGCAGGAGGCGCTCGCGGCGCGCGACAAGGACGGCAGGACGGCTCTGCACGTtgcggccgccgccggggaagcagAGGCCGTGGCAGAGCTGGTGGACATGGGCGCCGACTCCGCCGCGGCCGACGCGCGCGGGCGGACTCCGCTGGACGTGGCGCGAGAGAAGGGCTAC AAGGAGGTGGTGGACGTGCTGCGGCGGCGGGAGCAGGTgatgacggcggcgaggcggggcgacCTCCGGAGCCTGGAGTTCCTCCTCAGCAAGCGCACGGGCCTCCGCGGCCGCGACCAGTACGGGCTGACGGCGCTCCACCTGGCCGCCATCAAGGGCCACTGCGACGCCATCGCCCTGCTGGCGGGGTCGGGGTGCATGGACGTGGAGTGCGAGGACGTGGAAGGGCACCGGCCgctgcacctcgccgtcgagggcgGCTGCGCCGACGCCGTCGACCTGCTGCTCGACATGGGCGCCGACGCCCACGCCAGGACCAAGCGGGGCGCCACGCCGCTCCAGATGGCCGACACCATGGGCTACGACGACATCTCGAAGCTGCTGCACGCCCGGGGCgccgacgaggcggcggcggcggcggcggcaggtgaCGCGCAGCTGTGCATCGCGTCGTCGTCTTCCTCGTCGATATCCTGTGCATAA